From the genome of Vigna radiata var. radiata cultivar VC1973A unplaced genomic scaffold, Vradiata_ver6 scaffold_714, whole genome shotgun sequence:
TGTTTTGAGTTTAGTTATGGTGGTACTGTTTACTGCGTAAAGTTTTTGGGAAAAATTGGGTTGAAGTATTTTAATAGTAAGCCAGTGATGTGGTATGCCGTATCATATGTTAAGTGCGTTTTTGATAGGAATTTAGTGGGTTGAAGGAAATCTGGTATATAAAAATCTGTTAGTTTTGTTATGATATATAGGTGGATTGGTGATGTGTGtctgtctatatatatatatatgtgtgtgtgcgcgCGCGCGCGTGCGCGCTTATGAGAAATTGTTAAGGTGTATGAGATCATAAGGATGCTGTTTCAGCATTATTTGGTTGCTGTTTGTACACGGTTTCTGCACCAGAAAATGCTGTTATTTTTATTCTGTTTCTGCCCAGAAAATGATGTAGTTTTAGTCTGTTTCTGTCCAGAAAACATTGCTGTTTTTACACTGTTTTTGCACCAAAAAAAGTTGtagtttgaatgaaaattttgtaTCAGAAATTGTGCTATTTGCTTATTGTTTCAGAACTTAAATCATTGCTGTTTCTGTACTGTTGCTGGCTGTTTCAGCATTATTTCCTTGTTGTTTTATACCAGTAAACCCTGCTGTTTGATGCTGTTTTGGAtacttgtttgtttgttttgttttgttttgtttttttttttttgttttttttttaaaaatgctACATCCAATGCTTGATGTTTGACTTAAAATTATGTACTATAGCACCTTGTGGTTTTAGTATAATAAAGtgttggttgttgttgttttaacAAGAGAAAATTGGAAATTTAGAATAGatgtttaatttgattaagTCCTTTGGttgtaaaatatattgttaagtTTGATTAGTAGTTGTTTGAAATGCGGAATGGGATATGATACGTTGGATTGTCTTAGTTGAagtattataaattgatatgaCTGTCCAAATGTAAATTTTGGAATGGATGCATGCTTGGTTGGATAATATTGAATCATTGGATGTGTGTTATAGTGAATGTAATGAATGGTTTGATGCTGTCCAAAATGCTTTGATATATTGTTATTTGAGTATCAATGGGTATACTCCTTTATAGTGAGTTAAGATTGGATAGGAaatagtttgttattatttcttatttgtattttgggcttagctcatatttcttctattataaatagagaaccctatatGTGTAGTGAACACAAgggagttttcactatattcaactcTTATATTAGAAGATCAATCACAGACTATTGTGTGTATCATGGCTCTTCCTTATTATCTTGGAAGTCTACGAAACAAAACACGGTATCAAGAAGCTCTTGTGAAGCTGAATATAAATCACTGACTTCTATTACTTGTGAAATCCATTGGCTAACATTTCTTTCACAAGATCTCCAAATCTCCTTCAAGACACCTGCGTTCCTATATTGTGACAACCAGTACGCATTACATATTGTGGCAAATCCTGTCTTGTGAACAAAACACACCAAATTGGATTGCTATACTGTGAGAGAAAAGACTAAACATGGTCTACTAGGTCTACTAAAACTTCTTCCTACTACATTTTGTTGACTGTCATACATTATCAAGATCGAtaatgataaaagaaagaaacactTAACATCTAGAGACTAagtaaaattcttttataattatgaaaattgtccagactttctttctttttacatctatttttttttattggttatgATGTAACAAATTTGTTGGATGTGTTTCATAAATACTATGGATACAATTCCAATAtagagaggagagagaaataCTGAAAATGTTTTTACGttaccttttccttttctcggTTATGTTTTTcgagtttttccttttttcttttttactttttttatctaataaaagATAACTCATCTTAAATTATCGATCTAGTTATGGTTATAAGTGGCTCATGTGAAGTGATAGTATGTGTAATCCACTGTACACGACACCACAATAAAGAGGAAATAAACTCAATACAAAAGCATGTTCAACAGAGTACAAcctattctttatttatttgaatcacttttttaatatactttttaaaatataaaaatgccAAATATGTCACtttttcacacacacacacacagatatatatatatatatatatatatatatatatatatatatatatatatatatataatcaaaatgtTGAAATATAATCACTCTACTATAGGAGagaaatttaatacaaaatggATAGTTTATATTATAGACATATATTTTCTATAGGTAAGTTTTAtagtaatgaaataaaatgttttgttttttaaaattgcctGCACCTGAAGGAACACATTCATAAGATAATTAGTAAATTTTGGGGAAGAATAATATAACATCAATAAATTTTGgggaataataatataacatttttcatCAATATTCAGTGAAAAAGATAAAACGCAGAGCATAAATACGACTGGGAAAAGTAAATATTGATGATGATAGTGAAGGTGtagttagaatattttttagtgtAATTTTCATTTCCAAACTCAATCCCCTTCGTTCCCGTACTCTGGTGGTACTCATCGCGCCAAACGGTCTCATAAGTTCCATAGCCAATTGATGCTCGTTTTGCATTCAAGCTCGCCACCCCTAAGCTCGCCGTGATCAGCAAGGTCGTCATGACTGTCAATCCGTGCGTTTTGCCACCCCATGGCCACAACCTAACTCTTCCTCAAATAGCCAAGGTAACACATCTGTCATTCGATTAAAGTAGTTCATACACCCATTAGGGTTTACTGTTTAAATACCTTCTATTTCTGATGTTGTTGTCGCCACATCAGTCAATTGCTTGGTATTGGTGCTTCTTGTGATCCGGAGTCACTTGCATCTTGTTGTCTAATTTCTCTGTAACTGTGCTGACATTGTCCTTGGTTTCTGGATTTTTTAAGTTTCCAGGTTTAATATATTCGACGTATGTGTAAATTTGTATTACAGGTTAggaattaaagtttttttttttgttcatagCATGCCAATTACCATTAGAATCCTGTACCgccattttttttagtttacatGCTTCTTTTTTGGTTGATAATGTTGTTATAATTCTGGCTGCAACACGATCTTTTTTATTGACATGGATTGATTCAAGTGATGAGAAGTGTAATTATCTTTCCTCTTTATTATGGATTTTGCAAACGGGATGTTATTTTGACCAAAAGTAGTAGGAGAACCAAGTCATTGCAGTTTGATAGTCCATAATCTCGTATGATAGCCATAGTTGTGGATTTAGTGACCAAGACTTTTTCCTTTGATAGATAGTTTGCGAAACTACATTTTTCCTTGTGCTATTATGTTATTTGAAGTtctgtttttgaaataatgttgATTTTCTTGGTTCAACCCATGAAAAGGATATATATTGCTGTGtaatgttctttttctttgtaaaaatgGTGGCTGCTATTATGACGTGATTTAGACTTGAGCATGAGCAGTGTTGATACTTTGATCAAACAAAACCAAAGCAGGGTATTAATTATCAAAGGTGTGAACTTTGCACCTTGTGTTAGACCTAGTAATGCATATAAAGTAAAATGCTATGTTTGTTGTCAATAGGGTGTAACATGTAATTTGACTAATGAATTTGTGTTTTATAATTTCACTGTAAGGCCCTTCATTTCTATTTGTTTAACCTATTTATGGCAAACACGACTCAGGTGAACATGTTTATGTCTATGCAGTTTGTAAGTGTTGGGGCAGAAGCAGCCTGTTCCATCCAAAGCCCAGTTGACAGTTTCATTGTTTTTCAGAGAGAAGATGCTGCCAAGGGCATTATTGGCTAGATTCATTCAAAAATCATCCACCGTTTCTCCTTTCCAATTCAATCAACAGGCATATTATTGTGTTTTTACTGTACTTAATGTCCTGTTTCAAAATCTGTGCTTATCTCATGGGTTTGGAAATTTTTCAGAGAGCATTACATAGCAGGAATAAGAAAGCATTGGAATTCATTGCTAAAGGCTGGAATGCTTTGAAGGAGGTTGATAGAGTGATAGATTATTGCGAGCTCAATGATAAGCGCCTCATTCCTCTTCTCAGGGTAATGAGTGCTTTATCAACCTGTAGCTATTTGCTTCTATATTTGAGATTTCATACAAGAGAAACAAATAAGTTACTTATTTGAGGTACAATGTTAGACTGCTAAGGAGAATTTTGAGCTTGCTTTGGAAGCTGATAACACCAATACCCATGCTAGGTATTGGTTGTCCAGATTGCATATGAAGTACCATGTTCCAGGAGCTAATAAAGCTGTGTATGTGTATTCTCTCTCCTCAGTTTGTCTTTTCTCTTCCTGCTCTTAATATACTCCATTAAGTGTAGAATTTTTATGCCACAATTCTATTtctattacttattttaaattaataagcACGGAGCCTATGATTCTCTAGAAAATTGTTCAAGTCAAGCTACTTTCCAATGTGAACCTAGCTGAGTAACTATCCACAAAGGCCGAATAACAAAAAGGAATTTAAGAAATTctctattgatttttttttttgttttgtcatCAATGCTGAATGACCTGTGTCACTTttgaagttttattatttaatgtgtttttttatcattttttaaacaGTTTCTGTTGACTGTGTAATGGACCTATCCACTGACCAGTGATGActattttgagttgttttgtcctttattgttttattaaagtcaaataaaaaatatttccagTTCTATCTACCATGAATTCATGATCGAATTTTCCCTTTGCCCATGCAAACAGAGGTGCTGCATTGTTGGTAGAAGCAGCAGAAATGGGTGATCCTGATGCACAGTATGCATTGGGTTGTCATTTAAGAGTTGAGGTGAGGGCACTCTTAACCTTTATTTATTGTGATGAAATTGATAAAGTATATATGTAGCAAGCTTTGCTAATTTTGAGTTTATGATTATAATAACCATTTGTTGATGCTTTCTTGACTCACTTAACGACTATCAATACTATTTGCAGAATtaagatttgaatttgaattttgttttttgtggtTAATAAATGAGATATA
Proteins encoded in this window:
- the LOC106755241 gene encoding uncharacterized protein LOC106755241 isoform X1 (The sequence of the model RefSeq protein was modified relative to this genomic sequence to represent the inferred CDS: added 300 bases not found in genome assembly); protein product: MKFEPKVAVKGKTNKLATPKLAVISKVVMTVNPCVLPPHGHNLTLPQIAKFPGLIYSTEKMLPRALLARFIQKSSTVSPFQFNQQRALHSRNKKALEFIAKGWNALKEVDRVIDYCELNDKRLIPLLRTAKENFELALEADNTNTHARYWLSRLHMKYHVPGANKAVGAALLVEAAEMGDPDAQYALGCHLRVENDYVHSDQQAFYYLEKAVDQLHPGALYLLGAVYLTGDCVKKDIASALWCFHRASEKGHAGAAIACGSLLLKGRRVSIQHCGHLILWYEWLGNGGRWERK
- the LOC106755241 gene encoding uncharacterized protein LOC106755241 isoform X2 (The sequence of the model RefSeq protein was modified relative to this genomic sequence to represent the inferred CDS: added 300 bases not found in genome assembly); this encodes MTVNPCVLPPHGHNLTLPQIAKFPGLIYSTEKMLPRALLARFIQKSSTVSPFQFNQQRALHSRNKKALEFIAKGWNALKEVDRVIDYCELNDKRLIPLLRTAKENFELALEADNTNTHARYWLSRLHMKYHVPGANKAVGAALLVEAAEMGDPDAQYALGCHLRVENDYVHSDQQAFYYLEKAVDQLHPGALYLLGAVYLTGDCVKKDIASALWCFHRASEKGHAGAAIACGSLLLKGRRVSIQHCGHLILWYEWLGNGGRWERK